The Burkholderia mallei ATCC 23344 genome has a window encoding:
- a CDS encoding triacylglycerol lipase encodes MKSRFASAAAAVRGARKTLAKVWAAVLAAAMCAFAAPAAHADAATGALDDYAATRYPIILVHGLTGTDDYFGVVPYWYGMRPHLQQHGATVFVADLSGFQSDIGPNGRGEQLLAYVQQVLAVTGAQKVNLIGHSQGGLTSRYVAAVAPELVASVTTIATPHRGSPFADFVLGALSLDPTGLSTPIFGALLNVFGILTSHTHNTNQDAIAALNALSTPYATQFDAQFPSAGLGAPGACASGAPSETVGGNVHLLYSWSGSAYQPITLLGLTTGALDKSTIPLVDPANVLDPSTLVFLTAGNIMALKQAGLNDGFTSTCSSLYGTVISTDYKWNHFDEINQLLGIRGAYAADPVAVLRTHANRLKLQGV; translated from the coding sequence ATGAAATCGAGGTTCGCAAGCGCGGCCGCGGCGGTGCGGGGCGCAAGGAAAACACTGGCGAAGGTATGGGCGGCCGTGCTCGCCGCCGCGATGTGCGCGTTCGCCGCGCCGGCCGCGCATGCGGATGCCGCGACGGGTGCGCTCGACGACTACGCGGCGACGCGCTACCCGATCATCCTCGTTCACGGGCTCACGGGCACCGACGACTATTTCGGCGTCGTCCCGTACTGGTACGGCATGCGGCCCCATCTGCAGCAGCACGGCGCGACCGTGTTCGTCGCCGATCTGTCGGGATTCCAGAGCGACATCGGCCCGAACGGGCGCGGCGAGCAGTTGCTCGCCTACGTGCAGCAGGTGCTTGCCGTCACCGGCGCGCAGAAGGTGAACCTGATCGGCCACAGTCAGGGCGGCTTGACGTCGCGCTACGTCGCGGCGGTCGCGCCGGAGCTCGTCGCATCGGTGACGACGATCGCGACGCCGCACCGCGGCTCGCCGTTCGCCGATTTCGTGCTCGGCGCGCTGAGTCTCGACCCCACCGGCCTGTCGACGCCGATCTTCGGTGCGCTGCTGAACGTCTTCGGCATTCTGACGAGCCACACGCACAACACGAATCAGGATGCGATCGCCGCGCTGAACGCGCTCAGCACGCCGTACGCGACGCAGTTCGACGCGCAGTTTCCGAGCGCGGGCCTGGGCGCGCCGGGCGCATGCGCGTCGGGCGCGCCGAGCGAGACCGTGGGCGGCAACGTGCATCTGCTGTACTCATGGAGCGGCAGCGCGTACCAGCCGATCACGCTGCTCGGCCTGACGACGGGCGCGCTCGACAAGAGCACGATCCCGCTCGTCGATCCGGCGAACGTGCTCGATCCGTCGACGCTGGTGTTCCTGACGGCCGGCAACATCATGGCGCTCAAGCAGGCGGGGCTGAACGACGGCTTCACGTCGACCTGCAGTTCGTTGTACGGAACGGTGATCTCGACCGACTACAAATGGAACCACTTCGACGAAATCAATCAGTTGCTCGGCATTCGGGGCGCGTATGCGGCCGATCCGGTCGCGGTGCTGCGCACGCACGCGAACCGGCTGAAATTGCAGGGCGTTTGA
- a CDS encoding DUF4345 domain-containing protein: protein MSKRILQIATAILVAVPVTTGALGMMGIHDPLYASLGVALPADATLDGNLRFYAGVWFGLGLGAFWTIPNIERNGVLFRALWTMIFVGGIGRLISLVSLGAPFAPFIGFTVLEIVGAPLFVWWQSRVAATAG, encoded by the coding sequence ATGAGCAAACGCATCCTGCAAATCGCCACCGCGATACTCGTGGCCGTGCCGGTCACGACCGGCGCGCTCGGCATGATGGGCATTCACGATCCGCTGTACGCGTCGCTCGGCGTCGCGCTGCCCGCCGACGCGACGCTCGACGGCAATCTGCGCTTCTACGCGGGCGTGTGGTTCGGGCTCGGCCTCGGCGCGTTCTGGACGATCCCGAACATCGAGCGCAACGGCGTGCTGTTCCGCGCGCTGTGGACGATGATCTTCGTCGGCGGCATCGGGCGTCTGATCTCGCTCGTGTCGCTCGGCGCACCGTTTGCGCCGTTCATCGGCTTTACCGTACTCGAGATCGTCGGCGCGCCGCTGTTCGTCTGGTGGCAAAGCCGCGTCGCGGCGACGGCGGGCTGA
- a CDS encoding outer membrane lipoprotein-sorting protein — MRRLFRQWWAGLSFCAAALAHAQTAPDPQVLLAQSDAIRTPAKSFVLTATLTEYRAGKQVDGNTLSIYSKPDAPGGAFRTLVRFVAPARDTGKLMLKNGNDLWFYDPANQASIRISPDQRLLGQAANGDVVTVNLAHDYRAALKGAEDVMDGDRQTRHCYKLSLTGNAPGLTYHRIEMWLDASNSRPVKAKFYSESDRLLKSAFYRRYTAELGVERPTETVIIDGLDPNWVTVMRFSGYAWRDIPDAWLQRDYLPRFQAQ, encoded by the coding sequence GTGCGTCGCTTGTTTCGTCAATGGTGGGCCGGCTTGAGTTTCTGCGCGGCGGCGCTCGCGCACGCGCAAACGGCGCCCGATCCGCAGGTGCTGCTCGCGCAAAGCGACGCGATCCGCACGCCGGCGAAGTCGTTCGTGCTGACCGCGACGCTGACCGAATACCGCGCGGGCAAGCAGGTCGACGGCAACACGCTGTCGATCTATTCGAAGCCCGATGCGCCGGGCGGCGCGTTCCGCACGCTGGTGCGCTTCGTCGCGCCCGCGCGCGATACGGGCAAGCTGATGCTGAAGAACGGCAACGATCTGTGGTTCTACGATCCGGCGAACCAGGCGAGCATCCGCATCTCGCCGGACCAGCGCCTGCTCGGCCAGGCCGCGAACGGCGACGTCGTGACCGTCAATCTCGCGCACGATTATCGGGCGGCGCTCAAGGGCGCCGAGGACGTGATGGACGGCGACCGGCAGACGCGGCATTGCTACAAGCTTTCATTGACGGGCAACGCGCCGGGCCTCACGTACCACCGGATCGAGATGTGGCTCGATGCGTCGAACAGCCGGCCGGTGAAGGCGAAGTTCTATTCGGAAAGCGACCGGCTGCTCAAGAGCGCGTTCTATCGGCGCTATACGGCCGAGCTCGGCGTCGAGCGTCCGACCGAAACGGTGATCATCGACGGTCTCGATCCGAACTGGGTCACGGTGATGCGCTTTTCCGGCTACGCGTGGCGCGACATTCCGGACGCATGGCTGCAGCGCGACTATCTGCCCCGCTTCCAGGCGCAATGA